The window TGCCCGCGGGAAATCACCGCGACCCGGCCTTTTTGGGATACCGCGTACCCGAGCCACGCGATCCACCCCAGGAACAAGGCGGCGGCGAGAATCAGTCTTAAACGGGCGAAGCTCATCGGTCGCCTTTCCAGGGGTTGGTGGCGTCCCCGGCGGTCAGTTCGAAGCCCTCGGCGAGAACTTTTTCCAGGTCGAACAGCTCGCGGAAATCTTCCAGGTCGTCCCGCTCGGACTTACTCAGCCGCTCGACCCGGATCAGGTTGAACACGATGTTCCCGAAGTCGTCGGTCTTGCGGATGCCCCATTGCCGGAACACGACGGTGGCCATCATCCCGAACTCGAGGTTCGCCAACTCGCACGCCCCGCGGATGAGTTCTTCGCCGGACACGTGGTAGTCCGTGTCCGGGTCGTCCTCCTCGGCCGGTATCCGGTCGAGCTGTTCCTGGGTGAACGTGACGGCGTCGCAGACGAACTCGTACGCTTCATACGCGTACCGGGAGTCGACGCGGATCAGTTCGAGAATTTTGGGGTCCACCGTTGACTCCGTATCGGGCCGGCGGAGGCGCCCGCCGTCGGGGCCGCCGCCTGAAAATGTCGCGCTCCGGCGGCCGTACCGGGCACTCTCCGGGACCGTCCGCGCGGACCCCGGGACACTGTTACTTCTTCCGGGCTTGCACGGCGGGGCTGTCATCCCCGCCTACCGCCCGACACACTTACAGCCGCGTCAGCACTTCGTCCGCAGCCACCGGCAGGCGGCGGCCGTCTTCGAATTCGATCAACAGCCGGCGGGCGAGGATTTCGTGGGCGAGCACCCGGCCCTGGCCCTTCTGCGTCACCACCCGCGACCCGACCGGCGGGAGTTCGGCCTGGAATTCCTCGTAGATGT is drawn from Fimbriiglobus ruber and contains these coding sequences:
- a CDS encoding Minf_1886 family protein translates to MDPKILELIRVDSRYAYEAYEFVCDAVTFTQEQLDRIPAEEDDPDTDYHVSGEELIRGACELANLEFGMMATVVFRQWGIRKTDDFGNIVFNLIRVERLSKSERDDLEDFRELFDLEKVLAEGFELTAGDATNPWKGDR